A region of the Curvibacter sp. AEP1-3 genome:
CGCCACCATTCTGCGCGGCGACAAGATCGGCCTGCTGGGTCCGAACGGCGCGGGCAAGACCACCCTGCTCAAGCTCATTCTGGGCGAGCACCAACCCGACCCGGCACCGGCCAATGCGCCCAAGCCCGAACCCGGCCACAGCCCCTGGGGCACGGTGCGCCTGGGTGCCAACGTCACCGTGGCCTACTTCGACCAGATGCGCAACGCGCTGGACCTGGACGCTACGCTGGAAGACTTCATCAGCCCCGGCTCGGAGTGGATCGAGATCGGTAACCAGCGCAAGCACGTCAAGAGCTACCTGGGCGACTTTTTGTTCTCACCGGCCCGCGCCACCTCACCGGTGCGGTCCTTGTCGGGTGGCGAGCGCAACCGCTTGCTGCTGGCCCGCCTGTTTGCCCGCCCGGCCAACGTGCTGGTGCTGGACGAACCTACCAACGACCTGGACATCGACACCCTGGAGCTGCTGGAAGACCTGCTGCAAAGCTACGACGGCACCGTGTTCCTCGTCAGCCATGACCGGACCTTTCTGGACAACGTGGTCACCAGCACTATTGCCTACGAAGGTGATGCCAAGTGGCGCGAGTATGAAGGCGGCGTGAGCGATTGGCTGATACAGACCAAGCGCGCCAACGACATTGCCGCCGCGCAAGGCAAAACCACGGCCAAGCCCTTCAACTACGAGCGCGAGCAGCTACAAAAACAGGAGCAGGCCACTGCCAAGGTGAGCGCCACTGCGCCTGCTGCACCGGCACCCGCCAAGGCCCGCAAGCTGAGCTTCAAGGAGCAGCGCGAGCTCGATGGTCTGCCTGCCGCCATCGCGGCCCTGGAAGCCGAGCAAAAAGACATTGCCGATGCGCTGGCCGACGGCAGCCTGTTCGCCAAAGACAACGCCCGCGCACTCGCCTTGAGCGCGCGCAATGCAGAGATCGACGAAGCGTTGATGGCGGCGCTGGAGCGCTGGGAAGAACTGGGCAAGCCGGCTTAAGGCGCGGGCCGCCCGGTGAAGTGCAGCAGGGTGCGCACCAGGTGGTCAATCTCGAAAGGTTTGCCCACGTGGTCGTTCATGCCGGCGGCCAGGCAGGCCTCTCGGTCTGAGGCCATGGCATTGGCCGTCATGGCGATCACGGGTAGGTTAGCAAACGCGGGCATGGTGCGCAGGGCACGGGTAGCTTCGTAGCCATCCATCACCGGCATTTGCACATCCATCAACACGGCCTCAAAGGCATCGGGCCGGGCGGTGAGCAACTCCACAGCGAGCTGCCCGTTGTCGGCCAGAGTGACCTCGGCGCCTTCCTGCTTGAGCAGTCCCTTGGCCACCAGCTGGTTGATCTTGTTGTCTTCCACCACCAACAAGCGCATACCGTCCAGACGCTTGGGTTTGTTGACCGCTTGCGGGGCGGCAGGGTTGACGCCGGTGGCGGCCTTGGCGCTCGCCGCCTGCGCATCCATGACCGCGTCCAGCAGCATGGAGGCCGTCACCGGCTTGACCAGAAAGCCATTCAGCAAAGCTTGCTCGTCCGCAGTGCGCTCTGCCATCATGGCGCGGCCGTTGGCGCTCACCATCAGGATCAGCGTGTCGCCGCCCGGCATCGCGGCCCGGATGCGGCGGGTGGTCTCCCAACCGTCCCAATCGGGCATACGCCAGTCCATGAAAATCACCTGGTAAGGCTTGCCGCCGCTCTGTGCAGCCTGCACACGCTCCAGCGCTTGCGGGCCGCCCTCTGCCACATCCACGTCCCAGCCCAGCGAGCGGGTCATGGTGGCCAAAAGCGCGCGGGCGACCGGGTTGTCGTCCACCACCAGCGCCTTCTGGGCTGCCAAGGGGTGGCGCTGCACCATCGCTGCCGGCCCTACAGCTGCAGGCGGAGCGATCTGCAGGGGAACGGTAAAGTGAAAGTTGCTGCCCTCGCCCGGCACGCTGTCCACTTCGAGGGTGCCGCCCATCAAGCCCACCAGGCGCTGGCAGATCGCCAGGCCCAGGCCGGTACCACCGAAGCGGCGGGTCGTGGATGCTTCTGCCTGGGAGAAACCACTGAAAATGTGGGCCTGGTTTTCGCTCGCGATACCGATGCCGGTGTCAGAGACGGCGAACTCCACGAACGCTTTGGCACCGTTGGTAGCTTTGAGGCGCAGGCGGATCACCACCTCACCCCGTTCAGTGAACTTGACTGCATTACCACCGAGGTTGATCAGCACTTGCTGCAAGCGCATGTCATCGCCCACCAGGGCATTGGGCACGTCAGTACCCACATCAAACAAGACCTCAATGGTCTTGGCGCCCACATTCGCAGAAAGAATGACGGACAGGTCGCGCAGCAGCTGGTCGGTGCGGAAGGGGCGCGGGTCCAGTGTCATCTTGCCGGCCTCGACCTTGGAGAAATCCAGAATGTCGTTGAGCAGGCTCAGCAGGGATCGGGCGGCGCTGGCGGTGTTGTGGGTGTAGCTACGCTGCTTGTCAGTGAGCTCGGTGCCTTCCAGCAACTGCAGCATGCCCAGAATAGCGTTCATGGGCGTGCGCAATTCGTGGCTCATGTTGGCCAGAAACTGGCTCTTGGCCAGGCTTGCCTGCTCCGCCGTGTGGCGGGCTTTTTCAGCAGCCAGTTTGGCCTGCTCCAGCGCTGCGCGGCTCCCCTCACGCTCGCGGACCAGCACGGCGGTCTGGTTGAACATGGCCACCAGACTCTGGATTTCGGCAGGGGCCCCTTCAATCACGAGCTTCTCGGTTTCACTACTTCCGGTGCCCAAAGTCTGTACGACTTCACGCAGTTTCTGGAGCCCTCCCAGCCAATGGTTCAATGCCCAGCGGATCAGTAGCAGGCCTACGACCAGGCTGGCCAGCCCCACACCCAGAACCAGCACGCTAATAGACCACAAATCTTCAGCCACGAGATCGGCGTCGAACTCCAGGCGGAGCAGGCCGTAGTCTTTACCGCCGACAGAGACAGGCCGGTTCACATCGTCCAGGCGCAACTTCACCCAGTTGGAGATGAATTTCGGGGGGTGTCCGTCGGCTGGGGCCTTGCTTTTGGCCAAAACAATAGCGCCGCTGGTGTCCTTGAACATGGCGCTGGCAAAGGCGGAACCCTGCACGCCTTTTTCGAGAATGCGTTTGACTGTGTCGTAATCGCCGATCACCACACTGTCTTGCACAGACTGCGCCACCACTTCGATCAGCATGACGGAAGAAGCTTGCGTTTCCTCGATCTGCTTGCGGAACTCGTAGCTGATAAACGCCGCCAATCCGCCCGCCACGAACAGCAGAAGGGTGGCGGTGTAAATCGCGAAGACGCGATTGGTCAGGGTGGAGGGAGTGATGCGGTCCAGAATTCGTGCAGGCATGGGTAAGAAGCAGTTTTCTGGAAGCCCTGAAGGGGAAGATCAGCGCAAGTTGGGAGGGGCCGTTTTGTAGAAGTTGCGGTAGCTGACGTATTCGCTGCCATTAGACGCCACAAAGCTGGCATCGGGCAACAGCCCGACCAGATTGCCCGAGGCCGCCAAGATCTTCACACCCTGCACGTCTTTGCCCATGTCGGCAAAGGCTTTGGCTACCGCTTTCAGGTCTTTCTCGGGCACATTCTTGGAGGCCATGAGAGCCAAGTCATACAAGGGATCAGACTGCCAGAGCACGCGGATCTTCTTGCCTTCACGCTTGACCCAACCTTCGGTCAACTGGGAGTTTGCGCCCACCGCCTTGACCCGGCCACTGGCCAACTGGGCGAAGGCGCCATCCATATTGCCGCCGAACACCACCTCCACCGGGATGTTGCGGTTCAACAGTTGGGCGTAGCTGAACTTGTAGGCGACCAACGCTTCCGGGCCGGGAAAAGCCACCGACAGGTTGGCGAGTTGCTCCAGTTTCTGGTACGGCGAATCCGCGAGAACCACAATCTGGCTGTGGATGGGCGGCGTCTGCCGGCGCCCGAAAACCTTCCAGCCAAGGTGGTCGCGGTCGGGGCTGAACAGGTGGTTGGAGAACACGAACTCCACTTCATTGGCGAGCACATACGCCGTGGTGTCTGCCGAGGTGCGGCCGATTTTGAGCTGCAGCTTCACGCCGCTCTTGGCGGTGATGTATTCAATGATGGGGTTCCAGTAGCGGGCGGTGAGCTCCAAGCCGTACTGGTTCACCGGGGAAAAGCGGTAGACCGGGGCTTCCTGCGCGAGGGTGGGGGCTGCGGCTGCTAGAGCGAGGCTAGCGGCTGCGAAAGACAACCAATGGCGACGATGTTTCATTGTTACTCCACGACGTGTTGTTATCGGCGTTTCACCGCGCCACTGTAACGGACGCTCAGGTCATACGATGCCACGGGCCTGCAAGTCTTGTATTTGACCTGCATCAAGCCCCAGCTC
Encoded here:
- a CDS encoding ATP-binding cassette domain-containing protein, with the protein product MALITLLDAQLAFGHVPLLDHADFSLETQERVGLIGRNGAGKSSMLKILGGMEKPDDGTLQVQTGTRISYVAQEPQLDADATIFVAVRAGLERVIGLIEQYCAGEGDLDAMQSEIETLDGWNWEQRVNETLQRLHLNPEAIVNSLSGGTKKRVALAQALVAQPDVLLLDEPTNHLDLDSIEWLEGLLKEFKGSIITITHDRSFLDNVATRIVELDRGKLMSYPGNFAAYLTQKEEQLAQEAVINAKADKLLAQEEVWIRKGVEARRTRATARINRLQELRATREARREVVGSVNMDVNSGDKSGKLVSEMVHVSKTFGDRMIVKDFTATILRGDKIGLLGPNGAGKTTLLKLILGEHQPDPAPANAPKPEPGHSPWGTVRLGANVTVAYFDQMRNALDLDATLEDFISPGSEWIEIGNQRKHVKSYLGDFLFSPARATSPVRSLSGGERNRLLLARLFARPANVLVLDEPTNDLDIDTLELLEDLLQSYDGTVFLVSHDRTFLDNVVTSTIAYEGDAKWREYEGGVSDWLIQTKRANDIAAAQGKTTAKPFNYEREQLQKQEQATAKVSATAPAAPAPAKARKLSFKEQRELDGLPAAIAALEAEQKDIADALADGSLFAKDNARALALSARNAEIDEALMAALERWEELGKPA
- a CDS encoding hybrid sensor histidine kinase/response regulator produces the protein MPARILDRITPSTLTNRVFAIYTATLLLFVAGGLAAFISYEFRKQIEETQASSVMLIEVVAQSVQDSVVIGDYDTVKRILEKGVQGSAFASAMFKDTSGAIVLAKSKAPADGHPPKFISNWVKLRLDDVNRPVSVGGKDYGLLRLEFDADLVAEDLWSISVLVLGVGLASLVVGLLLIRWALNHWLGGLQKLREVVQTLGTGSSETEKLVIEGAPAEIQSLVAMFNQTAVLVREREGSRAALEQAKLAAEKARHTAEQASLAKSQFLANMSHELRTPMNAILGMLQLLEGTELTDKQRSYTHNTASAARSLLSLLNDILDFSKVEAGKMTLDPRPFRTDQLLRDLSVILSANVGAKTIEVLFDVGTDVPNALVGDDMRLQQVLINLGGNAVKFTERGEVVIRLRLKATNGAKAFVEFAVSDTGIGIASENQAHIFSGFSQAEASTTRRFGGTGLGLAICQRLVGLMGGTLEVDSVPGEGSNFHFTVPLQIAPPAAVGPAAMVQRHPLAAQKALVVDDNPVARALLATMTRSLGWDVDVAEGGPQALERVQAAQSGGKPYQVIFMDWRMPDWDGWETTRRIRAAMPGGDTLILMVSANGRAMMAERTADEQALLNGFLVKPVTASMLLDAVMDAQAASAKAATGVNPAAPQAVNKPKRLDGMRLLVVEDNKINQLVAKGLLKQEGAEVTLADNGQLAVELLTARPDAFEAVLMDVQMPVMDGYEATRALRTMPAFANLPVIAMTANAMASDREACLAAGMNDHVGKPFEIDHLVRTLLHFTGRPAP
- a CDS encoding phosphate/phosphite/phosphonate ABC transporter substrate-binding protein, which produces MKHRRHWLSFAAASLALAAAAPTLAQEAPVYRFSPVNQYGLELTARYWNPIIEYITAKSGVKLQLKIGRTSADTTAYVLANEVEFVFSNHLFSPDRDHLGWKVFGRRQTPPIHSQIVVLADSPYQKLEQLANLSVAFPGPEALVAYKFSYAQLLNRNIPVEVVFGGNMDGAFAQLASGRVKAVGANSQLTEGWVKREGKKIRVLWQSDPLYDLALMASKNVPEKDLKAVAKAFADMGKDVQGVKILAASGNLVGLLPDASFVASNGSEYVSYRNFYKTAPPNLR